One genomic region from Arthrobacter sp. FB24 encodes:
- the pheT gene encoding phenylalanine--tRNA ligase subunit beta, which produces MRIPLSWLREFAQVPAEATAEDVMAELVKVGFEEEAVHRPTDALRGPVVVGQVLSLVKEPQTNGKTINWCQVRVVPEGQEQTLTGDGIDPSGVQGIICGAHNFVEGDKVVVTLPGAVLPGDFHISARKTYGHLSAGMIASVRELGIGEDHDGILVLSRIGLDPEIGTDAMELLGLYDQAAEINVTPDRGYAFSIRGVAREYAHATGTAFTDPASQVQAPAELAGGYGVKLNDDAPIYGKPGCDRFVARTVRGIDATKPTPPWMVSRLRLAGIRSISLPVDISNYVMLELGQPTHCYDLDKLSGDIVVRRAVAGEKITTLDDKERKLDVEDLLITDDSGAIGIAGVMGGAATEVSDSTSNVLVEAAHFDEVSIARSRRRHKLPSEASKRFERGVDWQVAGIAAQRVVDLLVELAGGTADEAGTDVGTAPDAVTIELPAAFAAARIGIDFTDEQIVTSLEDLGAAVARNDAGWTVTAPSWRNDLETKEDLSEEIARLVGYDQIPATLPVAPPGRGLTRVQQQRRRLVQALADAGLTEVLAYPFVSKAANDTFGVAEQGAGRKAVKLANPISEEQGYLRTSILPGLIEVAKRNHSRGFRDLAVFEAGLVFLPGDTLGTPSIPPLGVKPSDEVLDALYDGVPDQPLHIAAVLTGHDSPAAASHTPRAWDWADALDIARLAGDVLGVEIVISQGHHQAYHPGRTAQLSLRSGEVIGYAGELHPKLLAAHDMPARSVALELNADALFEAAADVIVAKHISGFPVATQDVALVVPKDVPADDVLAALREGAGELLEDVALFDVYAGKGIEDGKKSLAFGLRFRAADRTLTADEASAARESAVTVAAERFGAVQR; this is translated from the coding sequence GTGCGTATCCCACTTTCCTGGTTGCGTGAGTTCGCGCAGGTACCGGCCGAAGCAACGGCCGAAGACGTCATGGCAGAACTGGTCAAGGTCGGTTTTGAAGAAGAAGCAGTCCACCGCCCCACGGACGCGCTCCGCGGCCCCGTTGTGGTGGGCCAGGTACTGAGCCTGGTCAAGGAGCCGCAGACCAACGGCAAGACCATCAACTGGTGCCAGGTCCGAGTGGTCCCCGAGGGCCAGGAACAGACCCTCACCGGCGACGGCATTGACCCGTCGGGTGTCCAGGGCATCATCTGCGGCGCCCACAACTTCGTGGAAGGTGACAAGGTAGTGGTCACCCTTCCCGGTGCCGTGCTGCCCGGAGACTTCCACATTTCCGCCCGGAAGACCTACGGCCACCTGTCCGCCGGCATGATCGCCTCCGTCCGTGAACTGGGCATAGGCGAGGACCACGACGGCATCCTGGTGCTCTCCCGGATCGGGCTGGATCCCGAAATCGGCACCGACGCCATGGAACTGCTCGGCCTCTACGACCAGGCCGCCGAAATCAACGTCACTCCGGACCGCGGCTACGCGTTCTCCATCCGCGGCGTCGCCCGTGAATATGCCCACGCCACCGGTACCGCTTTCACGGACCCGGCTTCACAGGTGCAGGCACCGGCTGAACTGGCCGGCGGGTACGGAGTCAAACTCAATGACGACGCCCCCATTTACGGCAAGCCGGGGTGCGACCGTTTCGTGGCACGCACCGTCCGTGGCATCGATGCCACCAAGCCGACGCCGCCGTGGATGGTCTCGCGCCTGCGGCTGGCCGGCATCCGCTCCATCTCGCTGCCGGTGGACATCTCGAACTACGTCATGCTGGAACTCGGCCAGCCGACGCACTGCTACGACCTGGACAAGCTGTCCGGCGACATTGTGGTGCGGCGCGCTGTGGCGGGAGAGAAGATCACCACCCTTGACGACAAGGAGCGGAAGCTCGACGTCGAGGACCTCCTGATCACCGACGACTCCGGCGCGATCGGCATCGCCGGCGTCATGGGCGGTGCTGCCACGGAGGTGAGCGATTCGACGTCGAACGTCCTGGTTGAAGCGGCGCACTTCGACGAAGTATCGATCGCACGGTCACGCCGCCGGCACAAGCTGCCCTCCGAAGCGTCCAAGCGTTTCGAACGCGGCGTGGACTGGCAGGTTGCCGGCATCGCCGCCCAGCGGGTTGTCGACCTTCTCGTCGAGCTGGCCGGCGGCACGGCCGATGAAGCCGGCACCGACGTCGGCACGGCCCCTGACGCCGTGACCATCGAGCTGCCGGCGGCATTCGCCGCAGCCCGGATCGGCATCGACTTCACCGACGAACAGATCGTCACCTCGCTCGAGGACCTCGGCGCTGCCGTGGCCAGGAACGACGCCGGCTGGACAGTCACGGCCCCGAGCTGGCGCAACGACCTCGAAACCAAGGAAGACCTCTCCGAGGAAATCGCCCGGCTGGTAGGTTACGACCAGATTCCCGCGACGCTTCCGGTGGCGCCTCCGGGACGCGGCCTGACCCGCGTCCAACAGCAACGCCGCCGCCTGGTCCAAGCGCTCGCCGACGCCGGGCTCACCGAGGTCCTCGCGTACCCGTTCGTGTCCAAGGCTGCCAATGACACCTTCGGCGTGGCTGAGCAGGGCGCCGGCCGCAAGGCCGTCAAGCTTGCCAACCCGATCAGCGAAGAACAGGGCTACCTGCGGACGTCCATCCTGCCCGGACTGATCGAGGTAGCCAAGCGCAACCACTCGCGCGGCTTCCGCGACCTGGCGGTCTTCGAGGCGGGACTTGTCTTCCTGCCGGGGGACACCCTGGGTACTCCCTCCATTCCGCCGCTTGGCGTCAAGCCCTCCGATGAGGTGCTGGATGCCCTGTACGACGGCGTTCCCGACCAGCCGCTGCACATCGCGGCGGTCCTGACGGGCCACGACTCGCCCGCCGCAGCGTCGCACACACCGCGTGCCTGGGACTGGGCCGACGCTTTGGACATCGCCCGCCTCGCCGGCGATGTCCTGGGTGTCGAAATCGTCATCAGCCAGGGCCACCACCAGGCCTACCACCCGGGACGGACCGCCCAACTGTCGCTGCGCTCGGGCGAAGTCATCGGCTATGCCGGTGAACTGCACCCCAAGCTGCTGGCCGCGCACGACATGCCGGCACGCTCGGTGGCACTCGAGCTCAACGCCGATGCCCTCTTCGAAGCCGCCGCGGATGTCATCGTGGCCAAGCACATTTCCGGCTTCCCGGTGGCCACCCAGGACGTGGCCCTGGTGGTTCCCAAGGATGTTCCCGCCGACGACGTCCTGGCCGCCCTCCGCGAAGGAGCCGGCGAGCTGCTGGAAGACGTGGCGCTGTTCGACGTGTACGCAGGAAAGGGCATTGAGGACGGCAAGAAGTCGCTGGCATTCGGCCTGCGCTTCCGTGCCGCTGACCGGACGCTCACAGCCGATGAGGCCTCTGCTGCCCGTGAAAGCGCCGTGACGGTGGCCGCCGAACGGTTCGGAGCCGTTCAGCGCTAG
- a CDS encoding 4'-phosphopantetheinyl transferase family protein, whose amino-acid sequence MASQLVVRACPPFRAAGQDPATARAELERGARRLLERTELERARAMVPGAREDFLAGRLAQRLFAAELLGVRAHDLAASYSCPQCGTGPGVPHGRPGYTLDGVPVPLLLSLSRAGGWTLLAAVTSPVPGQRLGVDAEDPQRMEFEGFDAVALTPAERQAAAPLRGTALLRERARLWARKEAFLKMTGEGLRRPPETLDVLDRAGIRDLASAESGLPGHLAAAVAFG is encoded by the coding sequence ATGGCATCACAACTTGTTGTGCGTGCCTGCCCGCCCTTTCGCGCAGCCGGGCAGGATCCGGCCACGGCACGTGCGGAGTTGGAACGCGGAGCCCGCCGGCTCCTGGAACGGACTGAACTGGAACGGGCCCGCGCCATGGTGCCCGGGGCGCGCGAGGATTTCCTGGCCGGCCGTCTGGCCCAGCGGCTGTTCGCCGCGGAGCTGCTCGGGGTGCGCGCCCATGATCTTGCCGCCAGTTACAGCTGCCCGCAATGCGGCACTGGACCGGGCGTCCCCCATGGAAGGCCCGGCTACACCCTGGACGGAGTCCCGGTGCCCCTGCTCCTGAGCCTCTCACGGGCTGGCGGCTGGACCCTGCTGGCGGCCGTGACATCTCCCGTGCCGGGTCAGCGGCTGGGGGTCGACGCCGAGGATCCGCAGCGGATGGAATTCGAGGGCTTCGACGCGGTGGCGCTGACCCCCGCGGAGCGCCAGGCCGCGGCCCCGTTGCGCGGGACCGCCCTGCTGCGTGAGCGTGCCCGGCTCTGGGCTCGGAAGGAGGCCTTCCTGAAGATGACCGGGGAGGGCCTGAGGCGGCCGCCTGAGACTCTTGACGTGCTTGACCGGGCCGGCATCCGTGACCTTGCGTCAGCCGAGTCGGGGCTGCCGGGCCACTTGGCGGCCGCCGTCGCCTTCGGGTGA
- a CDS encoding M1 family metallopeptidase, which produces MSFAAPASPGDTRRPGEPSGSPDPYVPGHGTNAYRVTRYELELDYKLASNRLNGRAVLHAEADRPSSAVVLDLAGLRAVKVSLNGRRLRRFSQRAEQLVIVPDAALLPGDRFTLDIRYEGNPSPRRGLWGEVGWEELTDGVLVAGQPDGAASWFPCNDHPQHKSSYRIAVTTDASYRAVCNGLLISRKTGSSRETWTYEQAEPMATYLATVQIGRYDVLTLDTASVPGSVPQHVAVPASLADAARRGLARQPEMMRTFVNSFGPYPFQEYTVVVAEDELEIPLEAQTLSILGPNHLDTGWESQRLIAHELSHQWFGNSLTVAAWCDIWLHEGFACYAEWIWSEAAGVMSVADRAAAAWRKLDAGRQDLMVGDPGPELMFDDRVYKRGALALHALRIRCGDLAFYALLHEWAASNRHGSVSTAGFIQTADRVAGIDSEALLHPWLFEEALPALPER; this is translated from the coding sequence ATGAGTTTTGCAGCACCAGCCAGTCCCGGCGATACACGCCGGCCGGGCGAACCGTCGGGCTCCCCGGATCCCTACGTCCCCGGGCATGGCACGAACGCCTACCGTGTCACGCGATACGAACTGGAACTGGACTACAAACTGGCCAGCAACAGGCTGAACGGGAGGGCAGTCCTGCACGCCGAGGCGGACCGGCCGTCGTCGGCCGTTGTCCTGGACCTCGCTGGACTGCGCGCCGTCAAAGTCTCCCTGAACGGCCGAAGGCTGCGGAGATTCAGCCAGCGGGCCGAACAGTTGGTGATCGTCCCTGACGCGGCGCTGCTGCCGGGAGACCGCTTCACGCTGGACATCCGGTATGAGGGGAATCCTTCTCCCCGCCGGGGCCTCTGGGGCGAGGTGGGCTGGGAAGAACTTACCGACGGCGTGCTGGTGGCGGGCCAGCCCGACGGTGCCGCCTCCTGGTTTCCCTGCAACGACCATCCGCAGCACAAGTCCAGCTACCGGATCGCCGTCACCACGGACGCAAGCTACCGGGCGGTTTGCAACGGTCTGCTGATCTCCCGCAAGACCGGCTCCAGCCGTGAAACCTGGACATACGAGCAGGCCGAGCCGATGGCGACATATCTCGCCACCGTCCAGATCGGCCGGTACGACGTTCTGACCCTGGACACCGCGTCGGTACCCGGCAGCGTCCCCCAGCACGTCGCAGTGCCTGCCTCCCTGGCCGACGCAGCACGCCGGGGCCTGGCCCGCCAGCCGGAGATGATGCGCACCTTCGTCAACAGCTTCGGCCCTTATCCGTTCCAGGAGTACACCGTGGTGGTGGCAGAGGACGAACTCGAGATTCCGCTCGAGGCCCAGACGCTGTCCATCCTGGGCCCCAACCATTTGGATACGGGATGGGAATCGCAGCGGCTCATTGCCCACGAACTGTCCCACCAGTGGTTCGGCAATTCCCTGACGGTTGCGGCCTGGTGCGACATCTGGCTGCACGAAGGCTTCGCGTGCTACGCGGAGTGGATCTGGTCCGAGGCTGCCGGGGTCATGAGCGTTGCGGACCGCGCAGCGGCTGCCTGGCGGAAGCTCGACGCCGGTCGCCAGGACCTCATGGTCGGTGACCCCGGGCCGGAGCTGATGTTCGACGACCGGGTCTACAAACGCGGCGCCTTGGCGCTGCACGCGCTCCGGATCCGGTGCGGAGACCTCGCCTTTTATGCGCTGCTGCACGAGTGGGCGGCCAGCAACCGCCACGGATCCGTGTCCACTGCCGGGTTCATCCAGACAGCGGACCGCGTGGCCGGAATCGATTCAGAAGCCCTGCTCCACCCCTGGCTGTTCGAAGAGGCACTGCCGGCCCTGCCCGAGCGGTAG